Within Trueperaceae bacterium, the genomic segment CCGGCGGGGGCGCGTCGGGGGCGGCCGGAAGCAGGGCCCACAACAACAGGTACCCGATCACCGCGATCCCCAGCGACAACGGCAGGACCAGCGCGAACAGGAGCCGCACGCGGGAGGACCGCGCGCCGGTGAACGCCGCGACCCCGCCGGCGATGCCGGCGATGCGGCGGTCGTCCCGCGACCGCGTCAGGCGCGCGTCGGTCCCCCCGGGCCGGCGGGCGCGACGCTGGTCGTGGGGGAGGACGTCGCGGCTCACGCCGCGCCCTCGCCGGCGTCGTCCACCGTCGGGATGGTGGGGTGCAGCGACGGGTCGCGCAACGCCGCGTGCACGCGCGCCTCGAAGGTACGGACGTCCACCCCCCCGTACGCGTCCGGCACGACCGCGAGGTGCCGCAACGCCTTCGCGTAGTTGCGGCGCCCCCCGCGCGGACTGCAGCCATCGCGGGCCTTGTGCAGCGCCGCCGCCAACAGGATCGTGCCCGCCAGGAAGTGCCGCTGGACCCCCGACGCGGCGAGCCACGCCGGCTCCAGCGCCTCGTGCGCATCCCAGTAACGGCCCGCCTCGAACAGGCTGCGCCCCTCGTTCCATGCCGCCGCGTCCTTCACGCTCGCGAGCGTACCCGTCCGCGGCGCCGGGGTAGCATCCCCGCATGACGCCCCCGCCCCCAGACCCCGTCCGGGATCGCGTCGTGGTCGCCGTGTCCGGCGGGTCCGGCGTGACGTACGCGTTCGACCTGCTCGAGCAGCTTCGGCCGGCCGACGTCGAGGTCCACCTCGTCGTCACCGCCGGCGCGAAGCAGGTGCTGCCCAGCGAAACCGACGCGACGCTGCACGACCTGCACGCCGCCGCCGACGTCGTCCACGACGACCGGGATCTCGGCGCGGCGATCGCGTCGGGCAGCTTCCGCTTCCGCTCCATGGCGATCGTGCCGTGCAGCGCCGGCACCCTCGCGAAGGTCGCGACCGGCTTCACCGACAACCTCGTCGCCCGCACCGCCCACGTCGCGCTCAAGGAACGCCGGCCGCTCGTCGCGGTCGTCCGCGAAGCGCCCTACTCGCGCCCGATGCTCGAGAACATGCTCAAGGCCCACGACGCCGGCACCCTGATCGTGCCGGCCTCCCCCGGCTTCTACCACCGCCCCGAGACCCTCGCCGACGCCGTCGGGTCGGTCACCGCCCGCGTCCTCGATCACCTCGGCGTCGCGCACGACCGCAGCCCCCGCTGGAAGGAGGGCGGGTGAGCGGCGACTGCGTCGGGCTCGTGCCCGCCGCCGGAGCCGGCCGCCGCTTGGGGCGCGGCCCCAAGGCGTTCGTCGAGGTCGCCGGCACGCCGTTGCTCGCGTACGCCGTCCGGACGCTCGCGGCGGTCTGCGACGACGTAATCGTGGCGGTCCCCGCCGACGCCGTCCCCGCCGCCCGCGCGCTCGTCCCCGCCGCCCGCGTCGTGGCCGGCGCCGCGACGCGGCAGGGGACCGTCGCGGCGCTCCTCGCGCAGGCCGACGCGCCGTACGTGGTCGTGCACGACGCCGCCCGCCCCCTCACCCCGACCGACGTGCTCCACCGCGCCCTCGACGCCGCGCGCGCCGACGGCGCCGCGACCGCCGCCCTGCCCGTCGCCGACACCCTCCACGACGTGGAGCGCGACGCCCCCGTCGCGCGCGACGCGTTGCGCGCCATCCAGACGCCGCAAGCGTTCGACGCCGACCTGCTGCGGCGCGCGCACGGGGCCGCCGACGGCGCGGAGGTGACCGACGACGCCGCTCTCGTGCGGGCGTTGCCGCACCCCGTCACCCTCGTCGACGGCAGCCCCTGGTCGCACAAGGTCACCCACGCCGCCGACCTCGCCTTCGTCGGGGCGCTCGCGCGCGCCCTCGACGGCGCCCCGCCCGCGTGAGCGGGGCCGCCACCGCCACCGTCTTCGCGCCGGGCAAGGTCAACCTCGGCCTCCGCGTCTCGGCGTTGCGGGGGGACGGCTACCACGAGATCGACACGCTGTTCGCCACCGTCGACGTCGGCGACGTCGTCCACGTCCGCCGCACCGGGCGTGGGGTGCACGGTCGGGTCGTCGACGCCCGCGAGGCGGAGGGCGGGGACGGGGGCGACGCCCCCCTCCCCGACCTGGCGGGCGGGAACCTCGCCGCCGACGCCGCCGCCGCCTGGCGGGCGGCGGCGGACCCAGGCGGGCTGGGCGTCGAGATCGTGCTCGAGAAACGCCTCCCCGTCGCCGCCGGCCTGGGCGGCGGCAGCAGCGACGCCGGCGCGGTGCTCCGCGCCCTGCAGGCGCTGGCGGGGCCCGACGCGCTGCCGGCGGACGCCCTGCA encodes:
- a CDS encoding 2-C-methyl-D-erythritol 4-phosphate cytidylyltransferase, coding for MSGDCVGLVPAAGAGRRLGRGPKAFVEVAGTPLLAYAVRTLAAVCDDVIVAVPADAVPAARALVPAARVVAGAATRQGTVAALLAQADAPYVVVHDAARPLTPTDVLHRALDAARADGAATAALPVADTLHDVERDAPVARDALRAIQTPQAFDADLLRRAHGAADGAEVTDDAALVRALPHPVTLVDGSPWSHKVTHAADLAFVGALARALDGAPPA
- a CDS encoding PspC domain-containing protein, whose amino-acid sequence is MSRDVLPHDQRRARRPGGTDARLTRSRDDRRIAGIAGGVAAFTGARSSRVRLLFALVLPLSLGIAVIGYLLLWALLPAAPDAPPP
- a CDS encoding UbiX family flavin prenyltransferase, which gives rise to MTPPPPDPVRDRVVVAVSGGSGVTYAFDLLEQLRPADVEVHLVVTAGAKQVLPSETDATLHDLHAAADVVHDDRDLGAAIASGSFRFRSMAIVPCSAGTLAKVATGFTDNLVARTAHVALKERRPLVAVVREAPYSRPMLENMLKAHDAGTLIVPASPGFYHRPETLADAVGSVTARVLDHLGVAHDRSPRWKEGG
- a CDS encoding DUF309 domain-containing protein — encoded protein: MKDAAAWNEGRSLFEAGRYWDAHEALEPAWLAASGVQRHFLAGTILLAAALHKARDGCSPRGGRRNYAKALRHLAVVPDAYGGVDVRTFEARVHAALRDPSLHPTIPTVDDAGEGAA